In a genomic window of Variovorax paradoxus:
- a CDS encoding tripartite tricarboxylate transporter substrate binding protein has translation MPSFLRRSLAVAAFAACVLPAAQAQLPPGLAGGNLRIVVGYAAGGAADTVARLYAEQLKDAGFGSIVVDNKPGASARLAWDTVKKAKPDGLTLYLAPSPLLTILPLTYKTPGYDADKDLVPVALLVEIPTAVVTGAGQPYSSMKQYVEWAKKNPSKATLGLATIGSSGHLGAFALAKAQGFELTPVAYRGASPMLIDVVGGELSMGWDAAASMMPLYKGGKIKFLGLSGDKRLPALPDVPTAKEQGFGEFVAATSWYAVYAPAGTPAAVLSALERGFLAAAAKPELARSLEAAGLVAHAEGRAELAQRAQRERRNWEPIVKAAGIVIDE, from the coding sequence ATGCCGTCCTTCCTCCGCCGATCCCTTGCCGTCGCGGCCTTCGCGGCCTGCGTCCTTCCGGCTGCCCAGGCCCAGTTGCCACCGGGCCTCGCGGGCGGCAACCTGCGCATCGTCGTGGGCTATGCCGCCGGCGGCGCGGCCGACACGGTCGCGCGCCTGTATGCCGAGCAGCTCAAGGACGCGGGCTTCGGCAGCATCGTGGTCGACAACAAGCCCGGCGCCTCGGCGCGCCTGGCCTGGGACACGGTGAAGAAGGCCAAGCCCGACGGCCTCACGCTCTACCTAGCGCCGTCGCCGCTGCTCACCATCCTGCCGCTGACCTACAAGACGCCGGGCTACGACGCCGACAAGGACCTGGTGCCGGTCGCGCTGCTGGTCGAGATTCCCACCGCGGTCGTCACCGGCGCCGGTCAGCCCTACAGCTCGATGAAACAGTACGTCGAATGGGCGAAGAAGAACCCGAGCAAGGCGACGCTGGGCCTCGCCACCATCGGCAGCTCGGGCCACCTGGGTGCCTTCGCGCTCGCCAAGGCACAGGGCTTCGAGCTCACGCCCGTGGCCTACCGCGGCGCCTCGCCGATGCTGATCGACGTGGTCGGTGGCGAGCTGTCGATGGGCTGGGATGCGGCCGCCAGCATGATGCCGCTCTACAAGGGCGGCAAGATCAAGTTCCTGGGCTTGAGCGGCGACAAGCGGCTGCCGGCCTTGCCCGACGTGCCCACGGCCAAGGAGCAGGGCTTCGGCGAGTTCGTCGCGGCCACGAGCTGGTATGCGGTCTATGCGCCTGCGGGCACGCCGGCCGCCGTGCTGTCGGCACTGGAGCGCGGCTTCCTCGCGGCGGCGGCCAAGCCCGAGCTCGCGCGCAGCCTCGAGGCGGCCGGGCTGGTCGCCCATGCCGAGGGCCGCGCCGAACTCGCGCAGCGGGCGCAGCGCGAGCGCAGGAACTGGGAGCCGATCGTCAAGGCGGCCGGCATCGTCATCGACGAATAG
- a CDS encoding amidase, whose product MSTISDDSLFFTPATELAGLIRARQLSPVELVTAVLARAERLQPTLNCFITLTPERALAEARRAEDAIVAGRPLGALHGLPFTVKDLVNTEGVATTFGTVIHRANVPAEDAVSVARLRAEGAILIGKTTTPEFGSGPLTNSPLFGSTRNPWNLARTCGGSSGGAAAAVAAGIAPLAVATDGGGSTRIPAACNGVVGIKQSVGVIPHSQAQDLYGNQTYVTPMTRTVGDTALMLQAMAGPSPVDPWSIGLRSHDYVAAAANTGDLRGRRVLCCAAPPGRPVSADVARNFEAALRTLKDLGARIEHFDGEGFEVEPIWRAINHTVWRARFGPLVERHPDSFSETFRRQVESAAGVSGVEYQEAMFARSQLFKRVQALFERADLLAMPTLTRSAVALEQDLFAPLDIDGQPYENVRAHWYPWTMPFNMTGHPAISLPSGFGGDGMPLGLQLVGRFQDDAALLGASAAFEAATGYAARRPELP is encoded by the coding sequence ATGTCCACGATCTCAGACGATTCGCTCTTCTTCACGCCCGCGACCGAGCTGGCCGGCCTGATCCGCGCGCGCCAGCTCTCGCCGGTCGAGCTGGTGACGGCGGTGCTCGCGCGCGCCGAGCGCCTGCAGCCCACGCTCAATTGCTTCATCACCCTGACGCCCGAGCGCGCCCTGGCCGAGGCCCGCCGCGCCGAGGACGCCATCGTGGCCGGCCGGCCGCTGGGCGCGCTGCACGGCCTTCCGTTCACCGTGAAGGACCTGGTCAACACCGAGGGCGTTGCGACCACCTTCGGCACCGTGATCCACCGCGCCAACGTGCCCGCCGAAGACGCCGTGAGCGTGGCGCGGCTGCGTGCCGAGGGCGCGATCCTGATCGGCAAGACCACCACGCCGGAGTTCGGCTCGGGCCCGCTGACCAACTCGCCGCTGTTCGGCAGCACGCGCAACCCGTGGAACCTCGCGCGCACCTGCGGCGGCTCGAGCGGCGGCGCGGCAGCCGCGGTCGCGGCCGGCATCGCGCCGCTCGCGGTCGCCACCGACGGTGGCGGCTCCACGCGCATCCCGGCCGCCTGCAACGGCGTGGTCGGCATCAAGCAGTCGGTCGGCGTGATCCCGCACAGCCAGGCGCAGGACCTCTACGGCAACCAGACCTACGTCACGCCGATGACCCGCACCGTGGGCGACACCGCGCTGATGCTGCAGGCGATGGCCGGGCCGTCGCCGGTCGATCCCTGGTCGATCGGCCTGCGTTCGCACGACTACGTGGCGGCCGCGGCGAATACCGGCGACCTGCGCGGCCGGCGCGTGCTGTGCTGCGCCGCGCCGCCGGGACGGCCGGTGTCGGCCGATGTGGCGCGCAACTTCGAGGCCGCGCTGCGCACGCTGAAGGACCTGGGCGCGCGCATCGAGCACTTCGACGGCGAAGGCTTCGAGGTCGAGCCGATCTGGCGCGCGATCAACCACACGGTGTGGCGCGCGCGCTTCGGCCCGCTGGTCGAGCGGCATCCCGACAGCTTCAGCGAGACCTTCCGGCGCCAGGTCGAGTCGGCGGCCGGCGTGAGCGGCGTCGAATACCAGGAGGCGATGTTCGCGCGCTCGCAGCTGTTCAAGCGCGTGCAGGCGCTGTTCGAGCGCGCCGACCTGCTCGCGATGCCCACGCTCACGCGCTCGGCGGTGGCGCTCGAGCAAGACCTGTTCGCGCCGCTCGACATCGATGGCCAGCCCTACGAGAACGTGCGCGCGCACTGGTATCCATGGACCATGCCGTTCAACATGACCGGCCATCCAGCGATCAGCCTGCCGAGCGGTTTCGGCGGCGACGGCATGCCGCTGGGCCTGCAACTCGTGGGCCGCTTCCAGGACGACGCGGCGCTGCTGGGCGCGTCGGCGGCCTTCGAGGCCGCCACGGGATACGCCGCGCGGCGGCCCGAACTTCCTTGA
- a CDS encoding DNA-3-methyladenine glycosylase I produces the protein MKQHTRCSWAEGDALMSAYHDAEWGVPERDPRMLWETLMLEGFQAGLAWITVLRKRDTFREAFAGFDPKKVARFDEKDIERLMGNPGIIRARAKIEATIRGAQIYNEMAARGESFTDFCWSFTDGKVIKNDGKTRTVSSELSERVSKELKKRGFKFVGPTIVYAWLQAVGIVNDHDAACFRRAQVAKAG, from the coding sequence ATGAAGCAACACACCCGCTGCAGCTGGGCCGAGGGCGATGCCCTGATGAGCGCCTACCACGACGCCGAATGGGGCGTGCCCGAGCGCGATCCGCGCATGCTCTGGGAGACGCTGATGCTCGAGGGCTTCCAGGCCGGCCTGGCCTGGATCACCGTGCTGCGCAAGCGCGACACCTTCCGCGAGGCCTTCGCGGGCTTCGATCCGAAGAAGGTCGCGCGCTTCGACGAGAAGGACATCGAGCGGCTGATGGGCAACCCCGGCATCATCCGCGCGCGCGCCAAGATCGAGGCCACCATCCGCGGCGCCCAGATCTACAACGAGATGGCGGCGCGCGGCGAGAGCTTCACCGACTTCTGCTGGTCCTTCACCGATGGCAAGGTCATCAAGAACGACGGCAAGACGCGCACCGTGTCGTCCGAGCTGTCCGAGCGCGTGTCGAAGGAGCTCAAGAAGCGCGGCTTCAAGTTCGTCGGCCCGACCATCGTCTATGCCTGGCTGCAGGCGGTGGGCATCGTCAACGACCACGACGCGGCCTGCTTCCGGCGCGCGCAGGTCGCCAAGGCGGGCTGA
- a CDS encoding CoA transferase, whose amino-acid sequence MPGPLQGLRVIEMAGLGPGPFCAMLFADMGAEVLRIERPGTPRNPHDILARGRSLLQIDLRAEGAAATVRDAIARADVLIEGFRPGVMERLSLGPADCLALNPRLVYGRMTGWGQHGPLAQAAGHDINYIALSGALHAVGRAGEPPVPPLNYVGDFGGGAMFLAFGILAALHEAKASGQGQVVDAAMTDGAALLSAMMYGFKAAGQWSNQRGENMLDGGAPFYDTYACADGKYVAIGAIEPQFYALLRERCGIADDPVFDAQMDTARWPLLKLRMADLFRTRTRDEWCALLEGSDACFAPVLDWDEAPAHPHNVARGTFVEVDGMVQPAPAPRFSRSAPSAPSAAPREEGAALLRRWGVGEAAAPSLRAA is encoded by the coding sequence ATGCCGGGCCCATTGCAAGGATTGCGCGTGATCGAGATGGCCGGCCTCGGCCCCGGTCCCTTCTGCGCGATGCTGTTCGCCGACATGGGCGCCGAGGTGCTGCGCATCGAGCGGCCCGGCACGCCGCGCAACCCCCACGACATCCTCGCGCGCGGCCGCAGCCTGCTGCAGATCGACCTGCGCGCCGAGGGCGCGGCCGCCACCGTGCGCGACGCCATCGCGCGCGCCGACGTGCTGATCGAGGGCTTCCGCCCCGGCGTGATGGAGCGCCTGAGCCTCGGTCCGGCCGACTGCCTCGCGCTCAACCCGCGCCTGGTCTACGGCCGCATGACCGGCTGGGGCCAGCATGGCCCGCTCGCGCAGGCGGCCGGCCACGACATCAACTACATCGCGCTGAGCGGCGCGCTGCACGCGGTCGGCCGCGCGGGCGAGCCGCCGGTGCCGCCGCTCAACTACGTCGGCGACTTCGGCGGCGGCGCCATGTTCCTGGCCTTCGGCATCCTCGCGGCGCTGCACGAGGCCAAGGCCTCGGGCCAGGGCCAGGTGGTCGATGCCGCCATGACCGACGGCGCGGCGCTGCTGTCGGCCATGATGTACGGCTTCAAGGCGGCCGGCCAGTGGAGCAACCAGCGCGGCGAGAACATGCTCGACGGCGGCGCGCCCTTCTACGACACCTATGCCTGCGCCGACGGAAAGTACGTGGCCATCGGCGCCATCGAGCCGCAGTTCTATGCGCTGCTGCGCGAGCGCTGCGGCATCGCCGACGACCCGGTGTTCGACGCCCAGATGGACACCGCGCGCTGGCCGCTGCTCAAGCTGCGCATGGCCGACCTGTTCCGCACCCGCACGCGCGACGAATGGTGCGCGCTGCTCGAGGGCAGCGATGCCTGCTTCGCGCCGGTGCTCGACTGGGACGAGGCGCCCGCGCATCCGCACAACGTGGCGCGCGGCACCTTCGTCGAGGTCGACGGCATGGTGCAGCCCGCGCCCGCGCCGCGCTTCAGCCGCAGCGCGCCCAGCGCGCCTTCGGCCGCGCCGCGCGAGGAGGGCGCGGCGCTGCTGCGGCGCTGGGGCGTGGGCGAGGCTGCCGCGCCGTCGCTGCGCGCGGCCTGA